In Persicimonas caeni, a single window of DNA contains:
- a CDS encoding SCO family protein, whose amino-acid sequence MTTTTHNKTPGMVVLVATIAGLVLAAISLLPLGPGHSALGVAFDTEADEAAEADKQEAPKALRGIHYDPPRQAPALDGLDHNGQSFSLKRQPHPLAMVFFGYVSCTDVCPTNLKKFEKIQKQLGADADQVQFVFVTIDPGNEPPKKMAEYLEYYEGEIIGVTGPYGDSLDEVYKSWGIVRKRVELDKPVMGRDYKFDHSGQIYLVQNGKKMPVSYPYGTSVDTMVEDLSALLDDPSLGERLPEVGSVKKVTIPPGSYTRAAQKNPKLPAYLRVRVGDSIRWRNDDYMYHFVGDISLGPGEEATQRFDEAGEFYFGCTALPSEVIRIAVEEPSTDG is encoded by the coding sequence ATGACCACGACAACGCACAACAAAACCCCCGGCATGGTCGTCCTTGTGGCGACCATCGCCGGTTTGGTGCTCGCCGCCATCTCGCTGCTCCCGCTGGGGCCCGGCCACTCGGCGCTGGGCGTCGCCTTCGACACCGAAGCCGACGAGGCTGCCGAAGCCGACAAGCAAGAGGCGCCCAAGGCGCTGCGCGGCATCCACTACGACCCGCCGCGCCAAGCGCCTGCGCTCGACGGGCTCGACCACAACGGTCAGTCCTTCTCGCTCAAACGCCAGCCGCACCCGTTGGCAATGGTCTTCTTCGGCTACGTCAGTTGCACCGACGTCTGCCCGACGAACCTCAAGAAGTTCGAGAAGATCCAGAAGCAATTGGGCGCCGACGCCGACCAGGTCCAGTTCGTCTTCGTGACGATCGACCCGGGCAACGAGCCGCCCAAGAAGATGGCCGAGTACCTCGAGTACTACGAAGGCGAGATCATCGGGGTGACCGGCCCGTACGGCGACAGCCTCGACGAGGTCTACAAGTCGTGGGGCATTGTGCGAAAGCGCGTCGAGCTGGACAAGCCGGTGATGGGTCGTGACTACAAGTTCGACCACAGCGGCCAGATCTATCTGGTCCAGAACGGCAAGAAGATGCCGGTCTCCTACCCCTACGGCACTTCGGTAGACACGATGGTCGAGGACCTGAGCGCGCTGCTCGACGATCCGTCGCTGGGCGAGCGGCTGCCCGAGGTGGGCTCGGTCAAAAAGGTGACCATCCCGCCGGGCTCGTACACCCGCGCGGCGCAGAAAAACCCCAAGCTTCCTGCTTACCTTCGCGTACGCGTGGGAGACAGCATCCGCTGGCGCAACGACGACTACATGTACCACTTCGTCGGCGACATCTCGCTGGGCCCCGGCGAGGAGGCGACCCAACGCTTCGACGAGGCCGGTGAGTTCTACTTCGGGTGCACCGCGCTGCCCAGTGAGGTGATCCGCATCGCCGTCGAAGAGCCCTCCACCGACGGCTGA
- a CDS encoding sigma-70 family RNA polymerase sigma factor, which produces MSEASYNEPSRDAYEDALPDGGTHKQDDDACQHALLEAKKLWSSVKISADTDPLSAYLNRLNHLEPLPSETQQELAVRYMENDDEEAAKLLVLTNLRLVVKLAKEYQRRKTDLLELIQQGNLGLSEALTRYDPYRGVKFTSYAQYWIRAMILNYLMNYTHPVRIGGSRAGRKLFYNLKKARRALMQNGHKPTASRVAQYLDVKEEEVVRVAAQLDAPPVYLDAEAPGHEDTTVGELMESETVSPESAAAEYDLASQIRAVIDEFGDGISDERKQAIWTERMIADDSKTLAELGDDWGVSKERIRQIEVGMREDFRAFLVERLGDDVKLEWLKSP; this is translated from the coding sequence ATGAGTGAAGCATCGTATAACGAGCCGTCTCGCGACGCCTATGAAGACGCCTTGCCCGACGGGGGAACACACAAACAAGATGATGACGCCTGCCAACACGCGCTTCTGGAGGCCAAGAAGCTGTGGTCGTCGGTCAAGATCTCGGCCGACACCGATCCGCTGTCGGCCTACCTGAACCGGCTGAACCACCTCGAGCCACTGCCCTCGGAGACGCAGCAAGAGTTGGCGGTGCGCTACATGGAGAACGACGACGAGGAGGCGGCCAAGCTGCTGGTGCTGACGAACCTGCGCCTGGTGGTCAAGCTGGCCAAGGAGTACCAGCGGCGCAAGACCGACCTGCTCGAGTTGATCCAGCAGGGCAACCTGGGGCTGAGCGAGGCCCTGACACGCTACGATCCGTATCGTGGGGTCAAGTTCACCAGTTATGCGCAGTACTGGATCCGCGCGATGATCCTCAACTACCTGATGAACTACACCCATCCGGTGCGTATCGGTGGGTCGAGGGCGGGACGTAAGCTGTTCTACAACCTCAAGAAGGCTCGCCGCGCGCTGATGCAAAACGGCCACAAGCCGACCGCCTCGCGGGTGGCTCAATACCTCGACGTCAAAGAGGAAGAGGTCGTACGTGTGGCCGCCCAGCTCGACGCGCCGCCGGTGTATCTGGACGCCGAGGCGCCCGGCCACGAGGACACCACCGTGGGCGAGTTGATGGAGTCGGAGACGGTCAGCCCGGAGTCGGCGGCGGCCGAGTACGACCTGGCCAGCCAGATCCGCGCGGTGATCGACGAGTTCGGCGACGGGATCTCCGATGAGCGTAAGCAGGCCATCTGGACCGAGCGAATGATCGCCGACGACTCCAAGACGCTCGCCGAGTTGGGTGACGACTGGGGCGTCTCCAAGGAGCGTATCCGCCAGATCGAGGTGGGCATGCGCGAAGACTTCCGCGCCTTCTTGGTCGAGCGGCTCGGCGACGACGTCAAGCTCGAGTGGCTCAAGTCACCGTAA
- a CDS encoding sigma-70 family RNA polymerase sigma factor — translation MSRATESSTNSDPTYLQAMPEHEGVADDGDCRAALLEAKKLWSSVSLTAETDPLTAYLNRLNHLEPLPSDAQQELAVRYIEEEDIEAAKLLILTNLRLVVKLAKEYQRRRTNLLDLIQQGNVGLSEALTRYDPYRGVKFTSYAQYWIRAMILNYLMNQTHPVRIGGSRAGRKLFYNLKKARRALIQGGQKPTAASVAEYLDVKEEEVVRIAAQLDAPPVYLDAQAPGHEDTTVGELMESDSVNPETAAAEYDIQSQIRRCIDQFGEGIDDERRQSIWFDRMIADEAKTLAELGDDWGVSKERIRQIEVGMREDFRKFLMENLGDDVQLEWLQ, via the coding sequence ATGAGTCGAGCAACAGAATCGTCGACCAATTCCGATCCGACGTATCTTCAAGCCATGCCCGAGCACGAGGGGGTCGCCGACGACGGCGACTGCCGGGCAGCGCTACTCGAGGCCAAAAAGTTGTGGTCCTCGGTCAGCCTGACGGCCGAGACCGATCCGCTGACGGCCTACCTGAACCGGCTGAACCATCTCGAGCCGCTTCCTTCCGACGCCCAGCAAGAGCTGGCCGTGCGGTATATTGAAGAGGAGGACATCGAGGCGGCCAAGCTGCTCATCCTGACCAACCTGCGCCTGGTCGTGAAGCTCGCCAAGGAGTACCAGCGCCGACGCACCAACCTTCTCGACCTGATCCAACAGGGCAACGTGGGCTTGAGTGAAGCCCTGACGCGCTACGATCCCTATCGGGGCGTCAAATTTACGAGCTACGCCCAGTATTGGATCCGGGCGATGATCCTGAATTACTTGATGAACCAGACCCATCCGGTGCGCATCGGGGGATCGCGCGCCGGGCGAAAGCTGTTCTACAACCTCAAAAAGGCGCGCCGCGCGCTGATCCAAGGGGGCCAAAAGCCCACCGCCGCCTCCGTGGCCGAGTACCTCGACGTCAAAGAGGAGGAGGTCGTGCGCATCGCCGCGCAGCTCGACGCGCCGCCGGTTTACCTGGACGCCCAGGCGCCGGGCCACGAAGACACCACCGTAGGCGAGTTGATGGAGTCCGATTCGGTCAATCCGGAAACGGCCGCCGCCGAGTACGACATTCAAAGCCAGATTCGCCGCTGCATCGACCAGTTCGGCGAAGGCATCGACGACGAGCGACGCCAGTCGATCTGGTTCGACCGCATGATCGCCGACGAGGCGAAGACCTTGGCCGAGCTGGGCGATGACTGGGGAGTCTCCAAGGAGCGCATCCGCCAGATCGAGGTGGGCATGCGCGAGGATTTCCGCAAGTTCCTGATGGAGAATCTGGGCGACGATGTGCAGCTGGAGTGGTTGCAGTAG
- a CDS encoding molybdopterin molybdotransferase MoeA, which produces MIDVDEALSLFAEHIDPLESERLAVTHALGRVSATEARAKIALPPFAQSAMDGYAVRAEDLAEASDKEPVELRQVGEVAAGDTGRLPRVNKGTTVRVFTGGRIPPGADAVVRQELVTADKSRISFEAPVREGKDLREVGEALAKDTVLVEPGERLDERHIAALAMCGHAEIDVIRQPAITLLVSGDEVISPGIELRPGEIYDANTPLLSSWLGMRRYRNIEIVQLEDDRRTVEKALRKALDQSDLVVSTGGVSVGDYDFFTDAADTLGLETIFWKVRQRPGKPLLFAKGEQTIFLGIPGNPGAVFISAYVYLRRVLDLLEGTSEPGPAMHRGVLAGPVGRSAKRVSWTGANIRYGEDGKVHLEPISGHRLSQVYRADAIVRVPAREGEMEEGDVVEWLAIK; this is translated from the coding sequence ATGATTGACGTCGACGAAGCGCTGTCCCTCTTTGCCGAACATATCGACCCGCTCGAGTCCGAGCGCTTAGCCGTGACCCACGCGCTCGGACGCGTGTCGGCCACCGAAGCCCGGGCGAAGATCGCCCTGCCGCCCTTCGCCCAAAGCGCGATGGATGGCTACGCCGTGCGCGCCGAGGACCTCGCCGAGGCCTCCGACAAGGAGCCGGTCGAGCTTCGACAAGTCGGCGAGGTCGCCGCCGGCGACACCGGCCGCCTGCCGCGGGTCAACAAGGGGACGACGGTGCGCGTGTTCACCGGCGGTCGCATCCCGCCGGGCGCCGACGCGGTGGTCCGCCAGGAGTTGGTCACCGCCGACAAGAGCCGCATCTCATTCGAGGCACCTGTACGCGAGGGCAAAGATCTGCGCGAGGTCGGCGAGGCCTTGGCCAAGGACACCGTGCTCGTCGAGCCCGGCGAGCGCCTCGACGAGCGCCATATCGCCGCGCTGGCGATGTGCGGACACGCCGAAATCGACGTGATCCGCCAGCCGGCGATCACCCTGCTCGTCAGCGGCGACGAGGTCATCTCGCCGGGCATCGAGCTTCGCCCCGGCGAAATCTACGACGCCAACACCCCGCTCTTGTCGAGCTGGCTGGGCATGCGCCGGTACCGAAACATCGAGATCGTGCAGCTCGAAGACGACCGGCGCACCGTCGAAAAGGCGCTGCGCAAGGCGCTCGATCAGTCCGATCTCGTGGTCAGCACCGGAGGCGTCTCCGTGGGCGACTACGACTTCTTCACCGACGCGGCGGACACGCTGGGGCTCGAGACGATCTTCTGGAAGGTGCGCCAGCGTCCGGGCAAGCCACTCCTCTTCGCCAAGGGCGAGCAGACGATCTTCCTGGGCATTCCGGGCAACCCGGGAGCGGTCTTCATCTCCGCCTACGTCTACTTGCGGCGGGTGCTCGACCTCCTCGAGGGGACGTCCGAGCCGGGACCGGCGATGCACCGCGGCGTCTTGGCCGGGCCCGTCGGGCGCAGCGCCAAGCGCGTCTCCTGGACGGGCGCCAACATTCGCTATGGCGAGGATGGCAAGGTGCACCTCGAGCCCATTTCCGGCCATCGGTTGAGTCAGGTGTATCGGGCCGACGCGATCGTGCGCGTTCCGGCACGTGAGGGGGAGATGGAAGAAGGGGACGTCGTGGAATGGTTGGCGATCAAATAG
- a CDS encoding molybdopterin-binding protein, producing MPNSPKHHHTARAEAKLRFGAGVRDELDNSPVLQTARVAGVMAARRAADLLPYADHVEVTGVFITFEWEDDGLRLVARCEGFSRAQLGSRALLAAQICAVTIVDSLPDHALDIELGEARIVAQKGGLEGLSYSFDPPVEASIVVISDAVASGQKDDRAGSVVRSAVEDLTPHGVRLVGYEVIGDDAEAIEAKIRQLVAGRSELVLTVGGTGLAHTDVTVETVEALIERPVPGLMEAARSYGQELTPVAFMSRGVAGIVDDTLVVTLPGSRGGARESAEALFPAILHVFKTLRKSRELLGE from the coding sequence ATGCCCAATTCCCCCAAACACCACCACACGGCCCGCGCCGAAGCAAAACTGCGCTTCGGCGCCGGCGTGCGCGACGAACTCGACAACTCGCCGGTCTTGCAGACCGCCCGCGTCGCCGGCGTCATGGCCGCGCGGCGAGCGGCGGACCTGCTTCCGTACGCCGACCACGTCGAGGTGACCGGCGTCTTCATCACCTTCGAGTGGGAGGACGACGGGTTGAGGTTGGTGGCGCGCTGCGAGGGCTTCTCGCGGGCGCAATTGGGCAGCCGCGCACTTCTTGCGGCCCAGATCTGCGCGGTGACCATCGTCGACTCGCTGCCCGACCATGCGCTCGACATCGAGCTCGGTGAGGCGCGTATCGTCGCCCAGAAGGGCGGTCTGGAGGGGCTTTCGTACAGCTTCGACCCGCCCGTCGAGGCGTCGATCGTGGTCATCTCCGACGCGGTGGCGTCGGGCCAGAAGGACGACCGCGCCGGCAGCGTGGTCCGGAGCGCGGTCGAAGACCTCACCCCGCACGGCGTGCGCCTCGTGGGCTACGAGGTCATCGGCGACGACGCCGAGGCCATCGAGGCCAAGATCCGCCAACTCGTCGCCGGGCGCTCCGAGCTCGTGCTCACCGTCGGCGGCACCGGCCTGGCGCACACGGATGTGACCGTCGAGACGGTCGAGGCGCTCATCGAGCGCCCCGTGCCCGGCCTCATGGAGGCGGCGCGCTCCTACGGCCAAGAGCTCACGCCAGTGGCGTTTATGTCGCGTGGAGTCGCCGGGATTGTGGACGACACCTTGGTGGTGACGCTTCCCGGCAGTCGCGGCGGGGCCAGAGAGAGCGCCGAGGCGCTCTTTCCGGCGATTCTGCACGTGTTCAAGACGCTGCGGAAGTCGCGGGAGTTGCTCGGAGAGTAG
- the dsrP gene encoding sulfate reduction electron transfer complex DsrMKJOP subunit DsrP, producing MSAKQIEKPSHWIGYPKFLWRSLVLATDGSLAFYAWMTFLTAVTLVGLNAWSHQVASGMAVTGMSDHVSWGLYIANFTFMVGLAAGAVMMVIPAYVYDDDKMHDVVIIGELLAIASIVMCLAFVVADLGRPDRFWHMMPGLGRFNWPISMLTWDVIVLNGYLLINLHICGYLLYKKFLGEKPDKRWYIPFVFLSIVWAISIHTVTAFLYQGLGGRPFWNSAILAPRFIVSAFVTGPAFIILTLQVVRRFTDFKIGDGPIRTLTGILRVTILANLFLFGAEIFTEFYTGGSHTAVAYYMFFGLHGHDALVPWTWSALALNVTAALMLLHPYSKTKLWFLDVACVLTFIGVWIEKGMGLIVPGFIPSTLHEIVEYSPSLVEWKVTAGIWALGLLVYTVALKIAIPVFTGKVTIKDGTLEKVD from the coding sequence ATGAGCGCAAAGCAAATCGAAAAACCGAGCCACTGGATCGGCTATCCCAAGTTCCTGTGGCGCTCGTTAGTCCTGGCGACCGACGGCAGTCTGGCGTTCTACGCCTGGATGACCTTCTTGACCGCGGTCACGCTGGTCGGCCTGAACGCCTGGTCGCACCAGGTCGCCAGCGGCATGGCCGTCACCGGCATGAGCGACCACGTCTCGTGGGGCCTCTACATCGCCAACTTCACGTTCATGGTCGGCCTGGCCGCCGGAGCGGTGATGATGGTGATCCCGGCCTACGTCTACGACGACGACAAGATGCACGACGTCGTCATCATCGGTGAGCTCTTGGCCATCGCCTCCATCGTGATGTGTCTGGCCTTCGTGGTCGCCGACCTGGGCCGGCCCGACCGCTTCTGGCATATGATGCCGGGGCTGGGGCGGTTCAACTGGCCCATCTCCATGCTCACCTGGGACGTCATCGTCCTGAACGGCTACCTGCTCATCAACCTGCATATCTGCGGGTATCTGCTCTACAAGAAGTTTCTGGGCGAGAAGCCCGACAAGCGCTGGTATATCCCGTTCGTCTTCCTCTCCATCGTCTGGGCGATTTCGATCCACACGGTCACCGCGTTCTTGTACCAGGGCCTGGGCGGACGCCCCTTCTGGAACAGCGCAATCCTCGCGCCGCGCTTTATCGTCTCGGCCTTCGTGACCGGTCCGGCGTTCATCATCTTGACCCTGCAGGTCGTGCGTCGGTTCACCGACTTCAAGATCGGCGACGGACCCATTCGCACGCTCACCGGCATCCTGCGGGTGACGATCTTGGCGAACCTGTTCCTCTTCGGCGCCGAGATCTTCACCGAGTTCTACACCGGCGGCTCGCACACGGCGGTGGCCTACTACATGTTCTTCGGGTTGCACGGCCACGACGCCCTGGTGCCCTGGACCTGGTCGGCGCTCGCGCTCAACGTCACCGCCGCGCTGATGCTCTTGCACCCGTACTCGAAGACCAAGCTGTGGTTTTTGGACGTCGCCTGCGTGCTCACGTTCATCGGCGTGTGGATCGAAAAGGGGATGGGCCTCATCGTCCCCGGCTTCATCCCGAGCACGCTGCACGAGATCGTCGAGTACTCCCCGAGCCTCGTCGAGTGGAAGGTCACCGCCGGCATCTGGGCGCTGGGCTTGCTCGTCTACACGGTCGCCCTCAAGATTGCGATCCCGGTCTTTACCGGTAAGGTGACGATCAAAGACGGCACACTCGAGAAGGTTGATTGA
- a CDS encoding 4Fe-4S dicluster domain-containing protein codes for MSETTPKTNDGVSRRTALKAVGATLGAAAFAKAVAPLTALSKETSVDEFLQKHYKELDRAEMDAILRRLEEETAEEYGARVQIEDVRPQEGVKFGYALNLSICIGCRKCAEACHEENNHDRATNNSYIRVFEMEKGSIDFEKGNANYDHPVPADGKYYLPVQCQQCDNPPCVKVCPVEATWKEKDGVVVIDYNWCIGCRYCEAACPYHARRFNWKKPEIPADEVNPVQAYLSNRIRPQGTMEKCTFCLHRTRKGKLPACLEACPTGARVFGNMLDPNSEIRWILENKRVFVLKEELGTVPSFFYFFDH; via the coding sequence ATGAGTGAGACGACCCCGAAGACCAACGACGGCGTCAGCCGGCGCACCGCGCTCAAAGCCGTGGGGGCCACGCTCGGCGCGGCCGCCTTCGCCAAGGCCGTCGCCCCGCTGACCGCGCTGTCCAAAGAGACCTCGGTCGATGAGTTCCTGCAGAAGCACTACAAGGAGCTCGACCGCGCCGAGATGGACGCCATCTTGCGCCGCCTCGAAGAGGAGACCGCCGAGGAGTACGGCGCGCGCGTCCAGATCGAGGACGTCCGCCCCCAGGAGGGCGTCAAGTTCGGCTACGCGCTGAACCTGAGCATCTGCATCGGCTGTCGCAAATGCGCCGAGGCGTGCCACGAAGAGAACAACCACGACCGGGCCACGAACAACTCGTACATCCGCGTCTTCGAGATGGAGAAGGGCTCCATCGACTTCGAGAAGGGCAACGCCAACTACGACCACCCGGTGCCCGCCGACGGCAAGTACTACCTGCCGGTGCAGTGCCAGCAGTGCGACAACCCGCCCTGTGTGAAGGTCTGCCCAGTCGAGGCGACCTGGAAGGAGAAGGACGGCGTGGTCGTCATCGACTACAACTGGTGCATCGGCTGTCGCTACTGCGAGGCCGCCTGCCCGTACCACGCCCGACGCTTCAACTGGAAAAAGCCCGAGATCCCCGCCGACGAGGTCAACCCGGTGCAGGCCTACCTGTCCAACCGGATTCGCCCCCAGGGCACCATGGAGAAGTGCACCTTCTGCCTGCATCGCACCCGCAAGGGCAAGCTGCCGGCGTGCCTGGAGGCGTGCCCGACCGGCGCGCGCGTGTTCGGCAACATGCTCGATCCGAATAGCGAGATCCGTTGGATCTTGGAGAACAAGAGGGTCTTCGTCCTCAAAGAGGAACTGGGGACGGTGCCGAGTTTCTTCTATTTCTTTGACCACTAG
- a CDS encoding cytochrome c3 family protein yields MTPIRSQILYALGGLLLAALLVACNNSTSAEPVPASEMSASKTEASKDKQEAKRYEVHIESSRELGTLKTRVGEEEYAGVMCSTCHSIPGDKPAAERPTELEEFHTSMKFTHGDLSCNSCHNPDDRNTLRLANGKAIAFEDTMDLCGQCHGPQQRDYNNGAHGGMNGHWDLNQGPRTRNNCVNCHDPHDPAFPTMMPAPPPRDRFLGEPGGSHGDEHSKHTEAKGDHR; encoded by the coding sequence ATGACCCCCATAAGATCCCAAATCTTGTACGCCCTGGGCGGGCTGTTGCTCGCGGCCTTGCTGGTCGCCTGCAACAACTCCACCAGCGCCGAGCCGGTCCCGGCGTCGGAGATGTCGGCCTCGAAGACCGAGGCCTCGAAAGACAAGCAAGAGGCCAAACGCTACGAGGTGCATATCGAGTCGTCGCGCGAGCTGGGCACGCTCAAAACGCGCGTGGGCGAAGAGGAGTACGCCGGGGTGATGTGCTCGACGTGTCACTCGATCCCGGGCGACAAGCCCGCGGCCGAGCGGCCCACCGAGCTCGAGGAGTTCCACACCTCGATGAAGTTCACCCACGGCGACCTGTCGTGCAACTCGTGCCACAACCCGGACGACCGCAACACGTTGCGCCTGGCCAACGGCAAGGCGATCGCCTTCGAGGACACCATGGACCTGTGCGGGCAGTGTCACGGACCGCAGCAGCGTGACTACAACAACGGCGCGCACGGGGGCATGAACGGGCATTGGGACCTGAATCAGGGGCCGCGCACACGCAACAACTGCGTGAACTGCCACGACCCGCACGACCCGGCGTTCCCCACGATGATGCCCGCGCCGCCGCCGCGCGACCGCTTTTTGGGCGAGCCGGGCGGTTCGCACGGCGACGAGCATTCGAAGCATACCGAGGCCAAAGGTGACCACCGATGA
- the napA gene encoding nitrate reductase catalytic subunit NapA produces MDRRTFLKMTAMASATAAASRLAYGKSAVAAEQPPSTAKDVVWDKAPCRFCGTGCHLQVGVDKKKGKVVAIAGDKKAEVNKGLACVKGYHVGMILYGPDRLTKPLLKKGDKHVPISWDKALEIVAQRVEKDPKGFAFYGSGQWTIPEGYAAQKFMKGGLSCNHIDPNARLCMASAVTGFISTYGVDEPAGTYTDLDKADVIICWGNNPAEMHPVLFSRIIDRRSKGEKVTLIDIGTRRTRTTDHADHYLEFNPQSDLAIANGIAHLLIKNGTYDKDFVEKYCNFRKDKDPSKPTLKGEATTFEDYKKLLEPYTPEKVEEISGVPADQIRMLGKLFGDPKTKITSLWCMGMNQHTRGTDINRLVHGIHLLSGKFGVPGNAPTSLTGQPSACGTAREVGTLAHALPGGRIVAKDKHREQSEDFWNVPRGRIDKKPGYHTVKMWEQFSTPTDKGGDVHTIWVQVTNPGQSLPNLEKLFYPSRKEKDKFLIVSDCYPTATTKHADLILPSAMWVEKNGMFGNSERRTQQWFKMVEPPKGARDDCWQTIAVARKLYERGFEGMKDRDGNFMFRFTDAEGNEVPVWDWDRYYDINVDKQLFEEYRKFTTLKHKNLAPYDEYVKARGLRWPVVQEKNGNWREVEFRFAAFDDPFVKKGQKFDFYHSTTGDGKAQIWFAPYTPAPEEPDEEYPFWLCTGRVLEHWHSGSMTMRVPQLRRAMPQAYIELHPEDAKAHKIANGDMVRVQSRRGHTDLPAWINGRGKPPKGTVFVPWFDERLLINEVTLDAHCPISKEPDYKKCAVKIGPVPTAKTARAKEE; encoded by the coding sequence ATGGACCGCCGAACATTTCTGAAAATGACCGCCATGGCCTCTGCGACCGCTGCAGCCAGCCGCTTGGCCTACGGCAAGAGCGCCGTGGCCGCCGAGCAGCCGCCCAGCACGGCCAAAGACGTCGTGTGGGACAAGGCGCCGTGCCGTTTCTGCGGCACCGGCTGTCACCTGCAGGTGGGCGTCGACAAGAAGAAGGGCAAGGTCGTGGCCATTGCCGGCGACAAGAAGGCCGAGGTCAACAAGGGCCTGGCCTGCGTCAAAGGCTACCACGTGGGCATGATCCTGTACGGGCCCGACCGGCTGACCAAGCCGCTGCTCAAAAAGGGCGACAAGCACGTGCCCATCAGTTGGGACAAGGCGCTCGAGATCGTAGCCCAGCGGGTCGAGAAGGACCCCAAGGGGTTTGCGTTCTACGGCAGCGGCCAGTGGACGATTCCGGAGGGCTACGCCGCCCAGAAGTTCATGAAGGGCGGGCTGAGCTGCAACCACATCGACCCGAACGCTCGCCTGTGCATGGCGAGCGCGGTGACCGGGTTTATCAGCACCTACGGGGTCGACGAGCCGGCGGGCACCTACACCGACCTGGACAAGGCCGACGTGATCATCTGCTGGGGCAACAACCCCGCCGAGATGCACCCAGTGCTGTTCAGCCGCATCATCGACCGGCGCAGCAAGGGCGAGAAGGTCACGCTCATCGACATCGGCACGCGCAGAACGCGCACCACCGACCATGCCGATCACTACCTCGAGTTCAACCCGCAGAGCGACCTGGCGATCGCCAACGGCATCGCCCACCTGCTCATCAAAAACGGGACCTACGATAAGGACTTCGTCGAGAAGTACTGCAACTTCCGCAAGGACAAGGACCCGTCGAAGCCCACGCTCAAGGGTGAGGCGACGACCTTCGAGGACTACAAAAAGCTGCTCGAGCCGTACACGCCCGAAAAGGTCGAGGAGATCTCGGGGGTGCCGGCCGACCAGATTCGCATGCTGGGCAAGCTCTTCGGCGACCCGAAGACCAAGATCACCAGCCTGTGGTGCATGGGCATGAACCAGCACACCCGCGGCACCGACATCAACCGGCTGGTCCACGGCATCCACCTGCTGTCGGGCAAGTTCGGCGTGCCCGGCAACGCCCCCACCAGCCTGACCGGCCAGCCGTCGGCCTGTGGCACCGCCCGCGAGGTGGGCACCCTGGCCCACGCGCTTCCCGGCGGGCGCATCGTCGCCAAGGACAAGCACCGCGAGCAGTCCGAGGACTTCTGGAACGTGCCGCGCGGGCGCATCGACAAAAAGCCCGGCTATCACACCGTCAAGATGTGGGAGCAATTCTCCACGCCCACCGACAAGGGCGGCGACGTGCACACCATCTGGGTGCAGGTGACCAACCCGGGCCAGTCGCTTCCGAACCTCGAGAAGCTCTTCTACCCGAGCCGCAAAGAGAAGGACAAATTCCTCATCGTCTCGGACTGCTACCCCACCGCCACGACCAAGCACGCCGACCTGATTCTGCCCAGCGCCATGTGGGTCGAGAAGAACGGTATGTTCGGCAACTCCGAGCGGCGCACCCAGCAGTGGTTCAAGATGGTCGAGCCGCCCAAGGGCGCGCGCGACGACTGCTGGCAGACCATCGCGGTCGCCCGCAAGCTGTACGAGCGCGGCTTCGAGGGGATGAAGGACAGGGACGGCAACTTCATGTTCCGCTTCACCGACGCCGAAGGCAACGAGGTGCCGGTGTGGGACTGGGACCGCTACTACGACATCAACGTCGACAAGCAGTTGTTCGAGGAGTACCGCAAGTTCACCACGCTCAAGCACAAAAACCTGGCCCCGTACGACGAGTACGTCAAAGCGAGGGGGCTTCGCTGGCCGGTGGTCCAGGAGAAGAACGGCAACTGGCGCGAAGTCGAGTTTCGCTTCGCCGCCTTCGACGACCCCTTCGTCAAGAAGGGCCAGAAATTCGACTTCTACCACTCGACGACCGGCGACGGAAAAGCCCAGATCTGGTTTGCGCCCTACACCCCCGCGCCCGAGGAGCCCGACGAGGAGTATCCGTTCTGGCTGTGCACGGGGCGTGTGCTCGAGCACTGGCACTCCGGGTCGATGACCATGCGCGTGCCCCAGCTTCGCCGGGCGATGCCGCAGGCCTATATCGAGCTGCACCCCGAGGACGCCAAGGCGCACAAGATCGCCAACGGCGACATGGTGCGCGTGCAGTCGCGACGCGGCCACACCGACCTGCCCGCCTGGATCAACGGGCGCGGCAAGCCGCCCAAAGGCACCGTGTTCGTGCCCTGGTTCGACGAGCGTCTGCTCATCAACGAGGTCACCCTCGACGCGCACTGCCCGATTTCGAAAGAGCCCGATTACAAGAAGTGCGCCGTCAAGATCGGTCCTGTACCGACCGCTAAGACTGCGCGGGCCAAGGAGGAGTAA